A portion of the Meriones unguiculatus strain TT.TT164.6M chromosome 14, Bangor_MerUng_6.1, whole genome shotgun sequence genome contains these proteins:
- the C14H11orf42 gene encoding uncharacterized protein C11orf42 homolog: protein MLVSTPHLLTLDEADATWALIKDKVIEERFGSNVVAVPFLSDAACYDLLGVLVKQSRPAHTRLALPGRQGRRALKSVGLLPNLLEQAGSEGVFAHCTREYSPNGRAEIAYEEMRMLDGQPCRIRLHMGGLRKKVAFLLLPPGQVSLQQNLPWLRSTHSIYVIYQVFSCTWLQLGLLPTAREPQLLRLQRSLPIAFSCLKFSLQPKGVLGPQKSLTKDPLPQGANWVRPSLSIISTLAPTSVPADTPEVADDVSPPVTDPPTPPPQEGPESRPTRFSYKGRNPFRRGPYMLSAENWLFSPRNPPPGAQGGGPGDPDRHSMSLPLLQGLSSEFDSDE from the exons ATGCTGGTCAGTACCCCCCACCTGCTAACACTGGATGAAGCAGATGCCACTTGGGCCCTCATCAAGGATAAA GTCATCGAGGAGCGTTTTGGGTCCAATGTAGTGGCAGTACCTTTCCTCTCGGATGCAGCCTGCTATGATCTACTGGGCGTGCTAGTGAAACAGTCCCGTCCAGCCCACACCCGCCTGGCTTTGCCAGGCCGGCAGGGCCGAAGGGCACTGAAATCAGTAGGGCTGCTACCAAATCTTCTAGAACAGGCAGGGTCTGAGGGTGTCTTTGCCCACTGCACTCGAGAATACTCACCAAATGGCCGAGCTGAGATAGCCTATGAAGAAATGCGAATGTTGGATGGTCAGCCCTGCCGGATCCGCCTACATATGGGAGGTCTGCGCAAGAAGGTTGCCTTCCTGCTGCTACCGCCAGGGCAGGTGAGCCTACAGCAGAACCTTCCCTGGCTCCGGAGCACCCACAGCATCTACGTCATCTACCAGGTCTTCTCCTGCACCTGGCTGCAGCTAGGGCTACTGCCTACAGCCCGTGAGCCCCAGCTGCTCCGGTTACAGCGGTCACTACCTATTGCTTTCTCCTGCCTCAAGTTTTCACTGCAGCCCAAGGGTGTGCTGGGACCACAGAAGTCTCTGACCAAAGATCCATTGCCCCAAGGAGCCAACTGGGTTAGACCTAGCCTTAGCATCATATCAACTCTGGCTCCCACATCAGTACCTGCTGATACCCCTGAAGTTGCTGATGATGTATCTCCACCTGTCACAGACCCACCTACACCACCTCCCCAAGAAGGGCCAGAAAGCAGACCCACCAGATTCTCCTATAAGGGTCGAAACCCCTTCCGGAGGGGCCCCTATATGCTTTCAG CAGAGAACTGGCTCTTCAGCCCCCGCAACCCCCCACCAGGAGCCCAGGGTGGGGGCCCCGGGGACCCCGACCGGCACTCCATGTCCCTGCCCCTGCTGCAGGGTCTGTCCTCGGAGTTCGACAGCGACGAATGA